In Sphingobium sp. EP60837, one genomic interval encodes:
- a CDS encoding GFA family protein: MFRCDEADLQILSGQDALSTYQFNTRVAVHYFCRHCGVYTFHKMRKLPDKYGVKGIKSVKGLRVWQSQPSEFSACSLHPVPPE, encoded by the coding sequence ATGTTTCGCTGTGATGAGGCCGATCTGCAAATCCTCTCGGGGCAGGACGCGCTCAGCACCTACCAGTTCAATACGCGTGTAGCGGTGCATTATTTCTGCCGCCATTGCGGCGTCTATACATTCCACAAGATGCGGAAACTGCCCGATAAATATGGCGTCAAAGGGATCAAAAGCGTGAAGGGGCTTAGGGTTTGGCAGTCCCAACCTAGTGAGTTTAGCGCCTGCTCCCTCCACCCCGTTCCTCCTGAGTAG